In the genome of Ctenopharyngodon idella isolate HZGC_01 chromosome 16, HZGC01, whole genome shotgun sequence, the window catttagcaaaaagctatttattttaatgtacaaTACAACTAAGGATTGAGGCATTtaacgaaaaaaaaaatgttaaatttatttTGCTGCAACATAAAAAAGAAACTAAATGTTTTGCtaaatttctgtttttaaaagtttaagacatttatttaaaaatatgaatgtgcaaaatatgtaatatttgtatttttttgtaatatttgtattttaaaattgaatgaAATTAAGCATTGTTTTCcattatattaatgtaacttaCTGTAAAGTACTTTTTTAGctaaatgtctgtttttaaatatttaagacattatttaaacaatgttaaagtgcaaaatatttaatctttgtattttctgtattgttggatccatccatccatcaatccattcTCCAAACTGCTTATCCTCTGTGGGTGTTTTGTTggattttaaaattacatttttttcagtctTAACCATGAGGCAACTTTTTAGTTATAagtattttactgtgtgtgtgtcttctaGGATGGGCTACGATCTGGAACGCTTTGTAGGCTATGTGAACGAGGGTCTGCTGTGCTGTGTATGTCGGGATGTGTTAGAAGATCCTCTGCAGGCTCCGTGTGAACATGCCTTCTGCAGCTCCTGCATTCATGGATGGCTCATCCACCATAACAGCTGTCCTGAGGACCGCTTGCCTTTAGACATCACACATCTACGCCCACTATTCAGGTACCACAGATGTATAAGCACCTGTATTTGCACATAATCACTTCAGATAATTTTAATGTTCATgccattcatttttattgaatcatGCCTCTTACCTATTCATATGACATACATGTGTACTGTGTGTTACAGATATATGAGGAATGATTTAGCGAGGCTGCAGGTAAGGTGTGTTTTCCGGCCACAAGGTTGTGAGGTCATATGTGCTCTGGAGTCCATTCATCGGCATGAGCAACAGTGTGATTACGCTTTGCTGAACTGCAGTAATGCAGGTAGACATAAACAAgcatatatataactatatctTAATACCCGTACCCACACTTTTTTTTAGCAGGGAACAGGTGGCTTATACACGGCAGCTACTGCCTCATTCATACATATAATACAAAGCGCAGTTGTAACAGCAGATGAATGAGTGTTGTAACCACAAGATAGAGCGACTACTACTGAGTAATCACGTCTTTAATTATTAATGAGGGACCCCCTCAGGCAGCCAATGAGTTGAAACGAGGCAATGAGCTAACAGAGGCAGATTCTTGCACATAATAGATATGTATTAATTTCAGTAAACGTAATGCAGCATTCCCTAATATTGgaaatatttgtttgtgtgtgtatgtatgtgtataaatATGCAGGTGACGAGTACTTGTGTTACCGTTGTGGTAGGTGTTCtgtgttttatgtgtgttttgCAATCTCTGTGTGTCTTTTCTTTAACAAATacgttttttttccatttgccCTGCCAACATTTTACTGGCTTGCCAAAAATGATAAATTTTTGTGATCAAAGTTTCGTATTCAGATTTataatttgaaacaaatgattttatttcatattttaaaaaaatattattcacatatacacatataattatttttttcttcacaaagaAAATTGGAAATAATAGCTGGACATTAtacagtaattattattatacagcaAACTCAAAGACAGTCATAAATTCATAAACACTTGCTGGAAACTGTTAGCAtatactattgttcaaaagtttggggatagtaaagttaaaaaaaaaaaggtgatttCTGGTTGGatctttttattcagcaaggatgcataaaatTAATCAAAGTAAGAGTAAAAGCAGttatagtgttacaaaagatttcaatttcaaagaaatgctgttcttttgaacactctattcatgaaagaatcctgaaaatgttTCTACatcaatattaagcagcacaactgttttcaatattgataatgagacttctttcaaaaacattaaaaaatcttactgacccccaacttttgaacagtagtgtatatttaatttttaataattttataatttaaaatatttagatttatcattttaaatgtatagtttttacatttaatatttaaaaatattactattcatttcattttatcaaAAGTCAAGTATCCTTACAAAAAGAATTGGCAATAACAGCTGGACATTATGCCGTATAATTAAACAGAACATGCAAAGGCAGTCGTaaattcataaacacttttGCTGGAAAATGTTGGCATGCATGGGAAAACATTATTGATTGGTTACTATCACAAGTCAGTTTTTGAAATTTAGACAAATCCTCATTTGTCAGACAGCTAGATCATTTTAATTAGGGCCGTCCTTATTGATCAGTCCTGCCTGTTGGTTGCTTTTTCAGGAATTTTTCTCTGTGCATGAACATTTGCTGTGTGCCAGGGTTTCTTCTGTCCTCTGTTTAATGTTTCACTGCATTCGTTCAGGCTGCCCAGTTCAGGTGTCGCGGCGCTCTCTGGAAGCTCATCTATGTGTGTGCGAATACAGCAGTAGAGTTTGCGCAAGCGGCTGTGGATACACAATCCTAAACAATGAGGAGGCCCAACACAACTGTGTATCAGAGCTACGAGCTGAGCTGGACATGCTCAGGTACAAACTTTCTGCTCAAGTCATATGGATTGTGACCATGTAAATGCTGTAAGGTtagaaaaatgtgtgtgtatgtttattatAGGGCAGAATTAGACTGCAAAGTCGAAGAGGTGAGGCATGAAATGGAATCTCGCTTGGATTCCCAAAGACGACACATGGTGCAGAAGGAGAGTTTGCTGAGGAGTGAAGTGGATGAACTTAAGGTATGATACTTTTCACATCAACAGGCTTTATATGTGTGCAGTAGGTTACtgacaggtgtgtgtttgtgcaaagGGTCAACTGTCCCGCGTCATGTCAGATGTCCGCATTCTACTGGGTGCAGAGAGAGCACGCAGACAAGAGCTAGAGAGGGCGGAGCTTGAGAAGGCGGAGCTTattgaacttttaaaaaaggaggGTCTCAGACCAGCCACACCCTCTGAAGCTGCAGCTCCGCCCCCTGCTGAGGTTCCGAGAAAGCAAAGCCCACGAAGCCTAGCTTTGGACTGCATCAAAAGGAAGAATAGAGAGGTGACGGTTATCTGAGGATGCTGCTTTTTTAACAATGGAACAGTAAAGAAGAGGGAACATATGATGCTAATAGAAAACCACTACCTGGAACTCATTTTCTGAATGAAGCCCGATTATTGGATCTCCTCTGGGTAAACTGAATGAGTGCTATGAGACAAATCAGGTGCTAAGATTAAACCAAATTGTgtagtaaaaaatgttttttttgtatgtttttagaATTTGAGAGGcttgttttcccatttaaaaGAACAACAGAGATGCATTCTGCTacatttgttgttattaaaacagTTTTGACAAATTACACTGtggatttttatataaaaatacactcAAACATATCCTCACAAgaatttaatcatatttaacagttttaaaaatgagagaaacacaaaacatgacaatgatATACACAATATCAGTCGATGGTTGCAACAGATACAGCAGATCCACATCCTGATTGGTCCTTTAGAGCCTGACGGCTGAGTCTGCTTTGCTCAAGGCAGAGTTTAGCGAGTGAATGAACGGACGTGTCGGCCCCGTCCGCCTCCACTTCCTCCGCTGCTGAACTTCCCTTGACCACGTCCACCGCCACTTACTCCACCTCCTCCCACACCAACTCCACCACCACTCAGCCAGGACAGGCCTGTCCCTCTGCCTCTGGTGGCTCTGTCTCGAGGAGCCAATCGGTAAGCACCTGAAGAGTTAGAGAGAGGGGTCAGTAACTGTTTGATAGAGCTGTAGGGTGAGCTAAAGagccatttaaaatatttagtttattagTGAGGTCTTTATTGCAACTTTAATGATTAGAAAGAAGTCACCACTGAGGGAAACATCCAGAAGGTGGCACTAGTGTAAAATAGTGGTTGAGCGATATGGTTTTCTTAATAGCCAATgcctaaatattatatataattcttattatttttgtcatattgTGATTTTAATAGCCAATGccaaaagaatatatatatatatatatatatattttttttaggtagtaaaaatatattttaaaatagaaaatgcgTTATCTGTTTATTATCTACACAAGAGCTGTTGGTAGATTTTTAAAGTGATGCAGTGAAACTAGTTAAATTACTGTCAATCCCAAAATAGTGAAATACTAACCAATTAATCTGCCTGGTCAATATATTGCTCTTGTTTATTTGAAACCCTTATAAGTTGTCAATGTCATGTTTGATGGTGATTAAATGGCTATTATATAGTGtttctatcattttttttaaaaaaaggatgGGGGGCCTACCTGTAGGTGGCTGTCTGGAGGGTAACGGTCGGGTGAAGTTGCTTTGTCCTCCACGAGGTTCACTGTAAGTCCCTCTGTGAGTGACAGCTGTCACTGGAGTGCTCCAAGCAGAGCCGCGACCACCTTCACGCCGTGGATAGTTAcctaaaacacaaataaattattttaaatggtttaatcAGCCACATATAAAAAcagtacatacatatatatatatatatgctgaaTTAAACATATGCGTGTACCAGCGAGCAGAACACTCTTGGGGGCAGGTGGAGTGAAGAAGCGGGTGTGACTCTGGAAGCCTCTCCCTCTGGTTCCTCCAGTGAACAAGCCTCTAGTTGGTGGCTTGGCTCCTCCTCCCTTTGGTGGTCGTTTGGGCAAGGCCAGGCCAGTGGGCGGACCTACGTCCTTGAACTCTGCGGCAAGGAAATCATCTACATGCATGGAAGGAGGCCGACTGGTGTTCTGCTTGCGCTGGCGGAAAATGTCATGTGGACGACAGAGCTGGCCAAATGCACCACGACCCCGACCCCGAGGGGCCGCCATGATATGAGCTCGTTTTGCAGGCTCCACATAATCTGACTTCCCACTAATAACAAAGAAAATGATTTGTTGAGTTCATATATTCAAGGTAAAATAGTAATCTCAGACTAGAATGGTGTTTACCTGGATGTGATGAAGGTCTCATGTTTGTGCTTGCCCAGTCTGAAGCCTTTGGTTGGTTTGCTGTGTCCTGGTGAAGTGGGTTCACTTAGGAATGACCGTTCTAACTCCGCCTTTAGGTCTAAGTCTGGACAACACTGCTGGGCCAGAGCAACTAGGTCTACTTTCACCTGCAGCACATACATTTACAATGACCACATGAATCACAAAAGTTGACTAAAATTAATCTTGATTCTAAAACTTCCTCATTTGTTTTACCTTAAAACCTGATAGCATCTGTTTATGTAGCTCTCCAAttgttaaaatacatattttaaaaaaacaaatagatTTCTTGTTCCTTCAAATACATATCCTCACCATGTCTACTTCTGTCTCCAACTCATCTGACTGGAATGGAGAGAACCACAGGGCCTTTAACTGCTCATCCAGGACATCCGAGAGAACATAAACTGTCCTGAAAGTTAGAGAACAAATGTAACATGGGGGGGGATGTAACATGGAGACACATTTTCAGGATGCAATGATAAAGAATTTGATCTGTATcaagtaattgcattaaatacaaaGAATGTCTGAAGCTACAAACGTACAAAATCAACTAATTGGTGGGTTGCCTGAATAATTAGGCTGCTTTCAGGTTCACTTGACCCCAGTTAGACATATTTcgacattttttatgttttttaaaaaaacagctaGATGTACAACAGAAATAGAATAGAATGCaagttgcatttaaaaaaaattatttaattttggcATTTTTTTATTGGGTCAGGACGTACAGCGAAATGAAAGGAAGAAAAGTGAGACGGGATCAAGAAAAGACCAAAAGCTGGGACTTGAACTTGGGTTGTCTGATGTCGTagtgctgcccacaaggctatcggcTCCGACAACTATTTTTAACCTAAAAATCACAATGCTCAGGACACTCAAAGAAGTGTGCCATTTTAAACATGCAAAGTTCCAAGGGTTTTTACCATGTAAACAGATTAACTACTAAGACAACactaaaagaagaaagaaaatagaTGATAATCGACTAGTCTGGAGCCTGACAACTAATTGACAATTGTGACCCATCCCTATTTAGTTCCATATTTGACTACACTCACACacaagtgttattttagtatcatttagatactatagtttttattaatattttgaattagtttttatttttatattttctgttttcattttaattttaaagttatcattttattgtttttatttgttttttatgtctatatagtttttattaaatttttatttcagttttagttattttagtatatcaagttaaactaaatgaaaatgagaaatataatatataaaatattttttttatattttattttatgtaacaaCTTTTATTACGGTTTTATTTTAAGATAACCATAATCACCCTGTCACACTCACGTAATTACTCTCTCTGTCCATATTACCTGTGATTGAACTGTGTCTGAAGGGGCTCTGGTGCAGGTAAAGTGGGCTCAGTTTCAGGCTCTACATTAGTTGTAGCATCTCCAGAACTTTCGATAATCTGTCGCAGTCCAGCCACATTCTCGAGCAGAGTTTCCAAAGACTCATCGTCCTTACAGAGCTTCTGCACACATATGGAAATGATACAGAGTAGGAGAAGATTAATATGAGCGTCTCCTTTCCTGCAGGCTATAGGGCACAACTTAATTATGATGTATAACCTAAGCTGCCGCATGTACCATGATATGTTTCTCCAGTTCTGATAACGGATGCTCCCCTGAGTCCTCCTTCCACTGCAGCAGCTGCTTCATGTCGCTCACACTAAGCGCCAAAGATCGACTGTCTATGTCTTCATCCTAAAatcaaaaatgaatgaatgaatatgtaTTGGCATACACATAgatgcatatacacacacaaataaatgtgaactgaTTCTGTTGTCAGCCTACCATAGTTTCACTGTTCAGAATCTGTCTCAAAAAGTCGAACAGGGCTGAAAGAAGCTCAGCAAACTCTTTATTAAAGGACGCGGTTTCCCTGCGGATCAAAGATGAAACGGCCAAGCTGTGTTTCTTCAAAGAACTGCAACACAAAAACAAGAACATTAACCACAAAtataacacacaaaaacagtttacattttcatattaCTGCAAAGAAGTCAAGGGATTCTATATGGCTGATAACCAATAAATAGACAATATTAAAATcctatattattttgtctaaataaataaaaaataaaggcatCCCaacataatgtacagtatgaaaaatgcatattcattttgagattagCTAAAGACTACATTtaactgggaaaaaaaataagtaattttaaaagtaagCGCAGAGGAAAATAACCATGCACAATAAAATTTCCAATATTTCACATTGAATAAAAATCTCTAATATTGAgtgacagataaaaaaaaaataagtagacATCAAAGGCATTGTGACACCTTTTGAGGTGATAGAGACCGTAGTCGTGCTCTGTGAGAAACATCATGGTTCGCAGACATGTGAGCTGGAGTGTGTAGCTGCTGTGTGTATTTCCCAACACTTCCAACATCCCGTCACATATGCACGTCATCATGTCTCTGGTCGGCAGCGAGTTGGCCAGCTGCTCTGCCTCGGACACTGACGCTTCACCCGAGCCACTCACGACCAGCGACACATCCTGGTCACAGAGTGACTGAAAGATGGAAGCTGTCAATTCAGCGTTCTGCTGCACTGACAGGCCGGCATCTGCGGGTAGGACAAGCATGGCAAGCAGAGAGGGAAGAAGCTCTGATAGTTTGTCCTCCACTTTCCCATCACTCCGCCCCTCAATGCGTGCAGATCCACTCAGCAGAGCCAACATGGCCGTCTTGCAAGCCCGTTGAGATGCCAGAGAGTCGAGGAGGGCTAGTAACCTTGTCAAGCGTGAGCCAGCTGCCTCCCTAAGCACACAAAACACAATCCATTTGAGCTGTCTGGAATATACACGCACACTAATCCATCCATAACCgattattaatttttactgAATTACATTGTATGCCAATTATtcaaattaatcttaattaactGCATATAACTGAAAATAACTGAAAGACGTTACATAACTGCTGAAGACAAAAGCAAGGGCCCGCAGCTGTACTACAGGGGGTCTGCCAGTTATTTgttaatgatggatggatgcactttattgagcttcatactcgttgggtccgttcactgccattataaagcttggatgcgtcaggatatttattatatttattaatataactctgactgtgttcatcagaaagaagaaatcatatacacctaggatggcttgagagggtaagtaaagctttgggtaattttcattttaaagtgaactaatcctttaatgtgatAAAAGTGGCCTTACTGTTGCATTTCCTCCTGCAGCTGCTCCAGCAATGTCCTCATCACCAGAGTTGCAGTGGGTGCAGCAAGATCACAGAGTTGTACACATATGCGGCGGAGCATGGATAGGAGAGGCGGACAGCTGCTGACACACACGCACCTTAGCACTTCCTGTAATACTCTAGCCTGGGCATGTAAGTGCACACTCCACAACTTTCGTGTGTTCATTGCAACCCCGATGTCTTGCACTGATAGTGCCTGAGAGAGCAAGAGGGAATTGGCAAGagaattaattaatgaaactATTTTCTATAGATACTTTTAATTAATGAACAATATAGTTACGCAAGCATAAAttgctgccttttttttttttttttttaatgtcgcTAGGCAGCTGACTAGGGTTTGAAACAGAGCTCCTGTATGTGGGACAATCAGCAGCAAGCAATGACAGGTGCTTGTAGCCGTGTATGTGTGTTCAGTACCTGTGTGGTCTGCATGGGCAGAGGCAGAGGAAGCAGTTCTGACAGCAGACTGAGGCTGCTATAGATGTTCTCTGGAGCAGCCAGTATAGAGTTCAACACTTCCTTCAGCATCAGAGACCAGCTGTTTCCAGCCACGGTCTCCTCTGAACCCGTCTCCTGTTCACTAACCGCATGTGTAAATGTTAACATTATCTCTGTCACATCTCCCTGGATACGCAGCTCCTCTGCATCCAGGCGACCGGTTGTCGGTGTGGAGCAGAGGATCTTGTGAAGGGTGACACAGACAGAGGGCACACGCACGTCACGGAACTCACAGGTTCCCCCGCACAGCAGCTCTGTCAGCATGGCTCGGATGAGTCTCAGCGAGCAGGATGCCACTGACAGCATCATGAGTCGCTGCGCTATGGGACCCATTGGCCCATGTAGTCGCCatggcagcagcagcagtgatgTAAGCTTCTGGAGGACTTTAATAAAAGTGTCCATCCCCTCTGCAC includes:
- the rnf41l gene encoding RING finger protein 151 isoform X1 produces the protein MGYDLERFVGYVNEGLLCCVCRDVLEDPLQAPCEHAFCSSCIHGWLIHHNSCPEDRLPLDITHLRPLFRYMRNDLARLQVRCVFRPQGCEVICALESIHRHEQQCDYALLNCSNAGDEYLCYRCGCPVQVSRRSLEAHLCVCEYSSRVCASGCGYTILNNEEAQHNCVSELRAELDMLRAELDCKVEEVRHEMESRLDSQRRHMVQKESLLRSEVDELKGQLSRVMSDVRILLGAERARRQELERAELEKAELIELLKKEGLRPATPSEAAAPPPAEVPRKQSPRSLALDCIKRKNREVTVI
- the rnf41l gene encoding RING finger protein 151 isoform X2, which encodes MGYDLERFVGYVNEGLLCCVCRDVLEDPLQAPCEHAFCSSCIHGWLIHHNSCPEDRLPLDITHLRPLFRYMRNDLARLQVRCVFRPQGCEVICALESIHRHEQQCDYALLNCSNAGCPVQVSRRSLEAHLCVCEYSSRVCASGCGYTILNNEEAQHNCVSELRAELDMLRAELDCKVEEVRHEMESRLDSQRRHMVQKESLLRSEVDELKGQLSRVMSDVRILLGAERARRQELERAELEKAELIELLKKEGLRPATPSEAAAPPPAEVPRKQSPRSLALDCIKRKNREVTVI